The stretch of DNA CCCAGCCCTTCACGGGCTTGGAGGCGCCGGCCCAACGGGCGCCGAAGAACGTGATGGCGGCGCCGATGACCAGCGAACCGATCGCCAGGCTTGGCATGTAGTCGGCGAAGTGCCAGTCGGCTTCGAGGTGGCCGCCGCTGAACTTATAGAAGTTGCCTGGGCCGATGCCCTCGTCCCACTTGTGGGTGTACTCGATCGCCTTCACGCCGAGGAACAACGCCGCGCAGCCGAGGGTGAAGACGTGCGTGTTGAGGATCGTACGGCGGTCGTTCCGCATCGCGGCCCGCACGCCCCAGGCGATCGCCAAGCTGCTCGCCAGCAGCACGATCGTGTTGATCGCCCCGAGCGTCTTGTTGAGGTGGTGGTGCGCGTCGACAAACACCTCGGGGTAGTGCCAGCGGAACACCGTGTACGCGGCGAACAGGCCCGAGAAGAAGAGCACCTCCTGGGCGAGGAACAGCCACATGCCGAGCTTGCCGGCCTGGAACTGTTGCTCGAGGTCCTCGAAGTGGTGCGCGAGGCTCGGGTGATGGTCGTGTCCGTGCCCATGACCGGCGTCGTGCGGGTCGGCTGCGTGCGGTTCTAGCGTGGCGGCTTCGGCCATATCGCTTCTAAATCGAAGGTTTTACCACAGAGCCACAGAGGACGCGGAGAAGCTTCTTGAGACAGGATTAACCGGATCGACTGGATAAAAAACATCCTGTT from Botrimarina mediterranea encodes:
- a CDS encoding cytochrome c oxidase subunit 3: MAEAATLEPHAADPHDAGHGHGHDHHPSLAHHFEDLEQQFQAGKLGMWLFLAQEVLFFSGLFAAYTVFRWHYPEVFVDAHHHLNKTLGAINTIVLLASSLAIAWGVRAAMRNDRRTILNTHVFTLGCAALFLGVKAIEYTHKWDEGIGPGNFYKFSGGHLEADWHFADYMPSLAIGSLVIGAAITFFGARWAGASKPVKGWVTASIGVCVLSFGLGIVLAKCIMPTEAEVARAGGHDAHAADHAAESHESDAAPTEGTDLAAVTSAAAPGEGETTAAGEVDPKSPEEQAQDVAAAPRGAAFGPANFFAIYFIMTGVHAVHIIAGIIAITWVVAKAAASEFSAEYFLPVENVGLYWHIVDLVWIYLFPLMYLIH